The following is a genomic window from Flavobacteriales bacterium.
GACAAAGCCCTGCTCAACGGCCAGCCCGTGGACCCGGCCGGGCTGGAACCGGCGTTGATCGCCGAGATGGCCAAGCATGGCGCGCAGGATGCCATCGTGCTGCGCGTGGCCCAGGAGGTGCCCACCGGGGTGATGGTGAACGTGCTCGACATCGCCAAGCGCAACAAGTGGCGCATCGTGCTGGCCGGAGCGCCCACCCCGGCCGCGGCACCTATGGAAGCGCCCACCACACCGGCCGCAGCCCCGATCGCACCATGACCACCGCGGCCCTCCACGCGCAACGGCGCGACCGGACCGCCGGCGCGGTCGCCACCGTCGTGCTTCACGTGCTGTTGCTGCTGCTGTTCCTCTTCGTGGGCCTCACCGAGTACGATCCCCCGATCCCGGAGGAAACGGTGGAGGTGGCCATGGCCGACTTCGGCACCGACCTGGCGGGCAGTGGTAACGTGGAGACCCCCGACCCCGGCGACCAAAGCCAGAGCGCCGCGGCGGCCTCCAGCGAGGACCAGCCCGAGGAGGTGGCCACCGACGAGGCCAGCGACGTGGAGGTGAACAAGCCCAAGGAGAAGCCGAAAGAGAAGCCGAAGGACACGCCCAAGCCCACCAAACCCAAGGAGCCCACCATCAGCACCGGCCTGCAGAACGCGCTGAACCAATGGGGTAACAAAGGCAGTGGAGAGAGTGGCGAAGGGAGCTCCGACCAAAGCGGCAACCAAGGTGTGCCCAGTGGTGTGCCCGACGGGCTGGGCACCTTCCATGGCAACGGCTGGGACATCCGCCTGGGCGGACGCGGCCTGGCCAGAGGCCCGAACATCACCGACAAGCCGAGCGAAGGCGGCAAGGTGGTGCTCCACATCTTCGTGGACCGCACCGGCAAGGTGACGCGCGTGACGCAGAACCTGGACAAGAGCACCACCACGAGCCAGACCCTGTTCAACATCGCCCGCAAGGCCGCCATGGCCTGCGCCTTCACCCCGAAGCCCGATG
Proteins encoded in this region:
- a CDS encoding biopolymer transporter ExbD, translating into MAIRSTHKIDAGFSLSSMTDLVFLLLIFFVIVSTMVSPFALPVDLPKGRTKPSKETPKVALRLESADKALLNGQPVDPAGLEPALIAEMAKHGAQDAIVLRVAQEVPTGVMVNVLDIAKRNKWRIVLAGAPTPAAAPMEAPTTPAAAPIAP